The Planococcus donghaensis genome contains a region encoding:
- the opp3b gene encoding oligopeptide ABC transporter permease codes for MAKYIGKRLIYMIITLALIATFTFFLMKILPGSPVASADKLSPEQRAVVEARYGLDKPLPMQYFDYMFGLVQGDLGISINQFKGADVTDVILSRMGPSAQIGFQGMVLGTVLGILLGMIAALRQNTWIDYTSTFVAIVGISIPSFVFASLLQYWFGLKWDLFPVALWKDGFMSSVLPSVALAMFPLATAARFIRTEMIEVLGSDYITLAKAKGASGSEIAFKHAFRNALIPLITVLGPMAVAILTGSLVVEQIFAIPGIGEQFVKSIMVNDFAIIMGTTIFFSVFLIVIILLVDILYGVIDPRIRLSGGKN; via the coding sequence ATGGCGAAGTATATAGGCAAACGTTTAATTTATATGATCATCACTTTGGCATTGATTGCTACATTTACTTTTTTCTTAATGAAAATCTTACCAGGTTCCCCCGTCGCTTCCGCAGATAAATTATCTCCAGAACAAAGGGCAGTCGTTGAAGCAAGATACGGATTGGATAAACCACTTCCAATGCAATATTTCGACTATATGTTTGGTTTAGTACAAGGTGATTTAGGAATATCCATTAACCAATTTAAAGGTGCGGATGTTACAGATGTCATTTTAAGCCGAATGGGTCCTTCAGCTCAAATAGGTTTCCAAGGAATGGTGCTAGGTACTGTATTAGGGATTCTTTTGGGAATGATTGCTGCGTTAAGGCAAAATACTTGGATTGACTATACGAGTACTTTTGTTGCGATTGTCGGAATATCGATTCCTTCATTCGTTTTCGCATCATTACTGCAGTATTGGTTCGGTTTAAAATGGGATTTGTTCCCGGTAGCTTTATGGAAAGATGGTTTTATGTCAAGTGTCCTACCATCTGTTGCATTAGCAATGTTCCCACTTGCTACAGCAGCCCGCTTTATCCGAACTGAAATGATTGAAGTTCTTGGATCTGATTACATTACTTTAGCAAAAGCTAAAGGTGCAAGTGGCTCTGAAATTGCATTTAAACATGCATTTCGTAATGCATTGATTCCGTTAATCACAGTACTAGGGCCAATGGCTGTAGCGATTCTTACAGGATCTTTAGTTGTTGAACAAATTTTCGCAATACCAGGTATCGGGGAACAATTTGTTAAATCGATTATGGTAAATGATTTTGCCATCATTATGGGGACTACTATATTCTTCTCAGTATTCCTAATTGTAATTATCTTGTTAGTAGATATTTTATATGGTGTCATTGATCCCCGTATCCGTCTTTCAGGAGGTAAAAATTAA
- a CDS encoding DUF3899 domain-containing protein, with the protein MIISLLIIQLLIVLTALLRTDGLTLLSYINNSFVYGGILLFLGLWVFVIRTGVFDIFTISMRKAFKMKSTIEDDEMRPPSEALGFSSSYLLIIGTITLLIMLICLAIYSN; encoded by the coding sequence ATGATTATTTCATTATTAATTATTCAGCTATTGATCGTCTTAACTGCACTTTTACGAACAGATGGCCTCACCTTATTATCATATATAAACAATTCATTTGTTTATGGTGGTATTTTACTTTTTTTAGGTTTATGGGTTTTTGTCATCCGTACGGGAGTTTTTGACATATTTACCATCAGTATGAGAAAAGCTTTCAAAATGAAGTCTACTATAGAAGATGATGAGATGCGTCCTCCTTCTGAAGCATTAGGTTTCTCTAGTTCCTATTTACTGATTATCGGAACCATTACGTTACTGATTATGTTGATTTGTTTAGCCATTTATAGCAACTAA
- a CDS encoding peptide ABC transporter substrate-binding protein yields MKNSKIFWLLSLVLVLSAFLAACGGNDDEDTGTEKPEGNETAGEPDADQVLNLMESAEIPTMDISLAEDAVAFNIFNNVNEGLFRLNKENVAEPALADGEPTVSEDGLTYTFKLRDSNWSDGTPVTANDFVYSWQRSIDPATGSPYGAYMMAGSIVNATEIAAGEMEPTELGVTAVDDNTLEVQLERPVPYFMSLMSFPTFYPQNEAFISEKGDAYASNSDNLIFNGPFTLTDWDGTGLTWKMQKNPEYWDAETVKLETINVDVVKEPATAVNLYNSGEKDRAGLAGEFARQYANDENLVTDLEPTLFYFKLNQERNGEKNALANVHIRKAIAQGFNKQDLVDVVLANGSLPANYLVPTEFSFDENNADFRDVNGDLIEFNAEEAAEHWAMGLEELGVEEVTLEILGGDTETAKNMDAYLKDQLETNLEGLTINLKAVPFGVRLELDEAQDYDIQTAGWGPDYQDPMTFIDLFVTGSAQNKMSYSNSEYDALVESAKGELATDPAGRWEAMAKAEKILLADDAAIAPIYQRGAMALQQPYVNDIIKHPFGGDFSYKWAYISGK; encoded by the coding sequence GTGAAGAATAGTAAGATTTTTTGGCTACTAAGCCTAGTACTAGTTCTAAGTGCTTTTCTAGCTGCATGTGGCGGCAATGATGATGAAGACACTGGAACTGAAAAACCAGAAGGAAACGAAACTGCTGGGGAACCAGACGCAGATCAAGTTCTTAACTTAATGGAAAGCGCTGAAATTCCAACTATGGATATTTCTTTAGCTGAAGATGCAGTTGCGTTTAACATTTTCAATAATGTTAACGAAGGTCTATTCCGTTTAAACAAAGAAAATGTTGCTGAACCAGCACTTGCAGATGGTGAACCTACTGTCAGTGAAGATGGATTAACTTACACGTTCAAATTGCGTGATTCTAACTGGTCAGATGGTACTCCAGTTACTGCTAACGATTTTGTATACTCTTGGCAACGTTCAATTGATCCTGCTACAGGTTCTCCATACGGAGCTTACATGATGGCTGGTTCGATTGTTAATGCTACTGAAATTGCTGCAGGAGAAATGGAACCAACTGAACTTGGAGTTACTGCTGTAGACGATAACACTCTAGAAGTACAATTAGAGCGTCCAGTACCTTACTTTATGTCTTTAATGTCATTCCCAACTTTCTACCCACAGAACGAAGCTTTCATTTCTGAAAAAGGCGATGCATACGCTTCTAACTCTGATAACTTAATCTTCAACGGACCTTTCACATTAACTGATTGGGACGGAACTGGTTTAACTTGGAAAATGCAGAAAAACCCAGAATACTGGGATGCTGAAACAGTTAAACTTGAAACAATCAACGTAGACGTTGTAAAAGAGCCTGCTACTGCAGTTAACCTTTACAACTCTGGTGAAAAAGATCGCGCTGGCTTAGCTGGTGAATTTGCAAGACAATATGCAAATGATGAAAACTTAGTAACTGACTTAGAACCAACTCTTTTCTACTTCAAGCTTAACCAAGAACGTAATGGCGAGAAGAATGCACTTGCTAACGTACACATCCGTAAAGCAATTGCACAAGGCTTCAACAAGCAAGATCTAGTAGACGTAGTATTAGCTAACGGTTCACTACCAGCTAACTACTTAGTACCAACTGAGTTTTCTTTTGACGAAAACAATGCTGACTTCCGTGATGTTAACGGAGACCTAATTGAGTTTAACGCAGAAGAAGCTGCAGAACATTGGGCTATGGGTCTTGAAGAATTAGGAGTAGAAGAAGTTACACTTGAAATCTTAGGTGGCGACACTGAAACTGCTAAAAACATGGACGCATACTTGAAAGATCAACTTGAAACTAACCTTGAAGGTTTAACTATCAACCTTAAAGCTGTACCTTTCGGAGTTCGTTTAGAACTTGACGAAGCTCAGGACTATGACATCCAAACTGCTGGATGGGGACCTGATTACCAGGATCCTATGACATTCATTGATTTGTTTGTTACTGGATCTGCTCAAAACAAAATGTCTTACTCGAACTCAGAGTATGATGCTTTAGTTGAATCTGCTAAAGGCGAACTAGCAACAGATCCAGCTGGACGTTGGGAAGCAATGGCGAAAGCTGAGAAAATCCTATTAGCTGACGATGCTGCTATCGCACCAATTTATCAGCGTGGAGCTATGGCTCTTCAACAACCATATGTAAATGACATTATCAAACACCCATTCGGTGGAGATTTCTCTTACAAATGGGCATACATTTCGGGCAAATAA
- the trpS gene encoding tryptophan--tRNA ligase, which produces MKKKIFSGVQPTGTVTLGNYIGAFKQFTELQDEYDCIFCIVDQHAITMPQDRLELRKNIKALAALYLAVGIDPEKVTLFIQSEVPAHAQAGWMLQCVSTIGELERMTQYKDKSAKNASVLAGLLTYPPLMAGDILLYQTDIVPVGDDQKQHIELTRDLAERFNRKYNDIFTIPDIRIPKNGARIMSLQDPTKKMSKSDPNKKAIITLLDDLKTIEKKIKSAVTDSEGIVRYDPVNKPGVANLLTIEAALTGESIDNLVSKYEGSGYGDFKSSVAQAVIHHLAPIQERYKALLDSDELDVILDAGAEKANFLANKTLKKMENAMGLGRKRK; this is translated from the coding sequence ATGAAGAAGAAAATTTTTTCAGGCGTTCAGCCTACCGGTACGGTTACACTCGGAAATTACATAGGTGCTTTCAAGCAATTTACTGAGTTGCAAGATGAATATGATTGTATCTTCTGCATTGTCGATCAACATGCCATTACAATGCCCCAAGATCGATTGGAATTACGAAAAAACATTAAAGCTTTGGCCGCGCTTTACCTTGCAGTTGGAATTGATCCAGAAAAAGTAACGTTGTTTATCCAATCAGAAGTTCCAGCGCATGCACAAGCCGGTTGGATGTTGCAATGCGTTTCGACTATCGGTGAACTCGAACGCATGACACAATACAAAGATAAATCCGCTAAAAATGCTTCTGTCTTAGCAGGACTATTAACGTATCCACCTTTAATGGCAGGTGATATTTTATTGTACCAAACTGATATCGTGCCAGTTGGAGATGACCAAAAGCAACATATCGAGCTTACACGTGATTTAGCAGAACGCTTTAACCGAAAATACAACGACATTTTTACCATCCCTGACATTCGCATCCCTAAAAATGGTGCGCGAATTATGTCTCTGCAAGACCCTACCAAAAAAATGAGCAAATCTGATCCGAACAAAAAAGCAATTATTACGTTACTAGATGATTTGAAAACTATTGAAAAGAAGATTAAGAGCGCTGTAACAGATTCTGAAGGAATCGTTCGTTATGATCCGGTTAATAAGCCTGGAGTAGCCAATCTATTAACAATCGAAGCGGCATTGACTGGTGAAAGTATCGATAACTTAGTTTCAAAATACGAAGGTTCGGGCTATGGTGACTTTAAGTCTTCGGTAGCACAAGCAGTAATTCACCATTTAGCACCTATTCAAGAGCGTTATAAAGCATTACTAGATTCGGATGAATTAGATGTCATTTTAGATGCAGGGGCCGAGAAAGCGAATTTTCTGGCCAATAAAACACTTAAAAAAATGGAAAATGCAATGGGTCTTGGCCGAAAAAGAAAGTAA